Proteins co-encoded in one Christiangramia fulva genomic window:
- a CDS encoding patatin-like phospholipase family protein has product MRALVISGGGSKGAFAGGVAQYLTQELKRDYDMFIGTSTGSLLISHMALNKAEKVRKVFTSVNQSSIFSNRPFLITRKHGYENITINHFNVLRNFLKGKKTFGDSYNLRKLIRETLSKEEFEELKASGKDIVVTVSNLSLNEVEYKSIKDYDYEAFIEWIWISCNYTPFMSLVLKNGCEYADGGLGSMVPIEEAIQRGATEIDAIILQTEVTYFNRLPSKNVFSLITNLFAFMLDRIETQNIKIGKFAAANNDAIINFYYTPSVLTTNSLIFDDTKMKAWWESGFEFAKHRNKELNQIKP; this is encoded by the coding sequence ATGAGAGCACTGGTCATTTCAGGCGGCGGGAGTAAAGGTGCCTTTGCAGGTGGGGTGGCTCAATATCTTACACAGGAGCTGAAAAGGGACTACGATATGTTTATAGGTACTTCTACGGGAAGCCTTTTGATCTCCCACATGGCGCTTAATAAGGCGGAAAAGGTTAGAAAGGTCTTTACTTCGGTAAACCAGTCCAGCATTTTTAGTAACAGGCCTTTTTTGATCACCCGCAAGCACGGCTATGAGAATATCACCATCAATCACTTTAATGTGCTTCGGAATTTTTTAAAAGGAAAGAAAACATTTGGTGATAGTTATAATCTTCGAAAACTGATCAGGGAAACCCTTTCTAAAGAAGAGTTCGAAGAACTTAAGGCGAGCGGGAAAGATATTGTAGTCACGGTTTCCAACCTTTCTCTTAATGAAGTTGAATATAAATCTATTAAAGATTACGATTATGAGGCTTTTATTGAATGGATATGGATATCCTGCAATTACACGCCATTTATGAGCCTGGTCCTTAAAAATGGCTGTGAATATGCCGATGGTGGTTTGGGTTCTATGGTTCCTATCGAGGAAGCTATTCAGCGTGGAGCCACCGAAATTGATGCCATTATTCTGCAGACGGAAGTTACCTATTTTAACCGACTTCCTTCAAAAAATGTATTTTCACTCATCACCAATCTTTTTGCATTTATGCTTGACCGCATAGAAACTCAGAATATTAAAATTGGAAAATTTGCAGCAGCAAATAATGATGCAATTATTAATTTTTACTATACTCCCAGTGTGTTGACCACCAATTCTCTTATTTTTGATGATACGAAAATGAAGGCCTGGTGGGAAAGCGGATTTGAATTCGCCAAACATCGAAATAAAGAATTAAATCAAATAAAACCTTAA
- a CDS encoding patatin-like phospholipase family protein, with protein MRALVISGGGSKGAFAGGVAQFLIQEKKHNYDLFVGTSTGSLLIPHLAAGNIQKIYDIYTNVTQRKIFSINPFVVKRKEGREYVTINYFNTFWQFIKQKRTFGESKALRRNIRKNFSHEDFQQLKSRVKDVVVTVSNLSKNRVEYKSIHEFEYDDFCDWIWISCNYIPFMSLATKNGYEYADGGLGCVVPIREAIRRGATEVDAIILEAENMEYNKVLGKNPFSLMINLFGFLLDQVEYHDIIEGKLAAMNKKVKLNIYYTPTKLTENSLVFNKKAMKQWWQEGYEYAERKDIDKKARKSSWFKLGF; from the coding sequence ATGCGGGCACTCGTAATTTCTGGAGGAGGAAGCAAAGGGGCCTTTGCGGGAGGCGTTGCTCAGTTTTTAATCCAGGAGAAAAAACACAATTATGATCTTTTTGTGGGAACTTCTACAGGAAGTTTGCTTATTCCGCACCTCGCGGCAGGAAATATCCAGAAGATCTATGACATCTACACCAATGTTACCCAGCGAAAGATCTTTAGTATCAATCCTTTTGTGGTGAAAAGGAAAGAAGGTAGGGAATATGTTACCATTAATTATTTCAATACTTTCTGGCAGTTTATCAAGCAAAAAAGGACTTTCGGGGAAAGCAAGGCCTTGAGAAGAAATATCCGAAAGAATTTTTCGCATGAGGACTTTCAGCAGTTAAAATCCAGGGTAAAAGATGTGGTGGTCACGGTATCCAATCTTTCTAAAAACAGGGTGGAATATAAATCTATTCACGAATTTGAATACGACGACTTTTGTGACTGGATCTGGATTTCCTGTAATTACATTCCGTTTATGAGCCTGGCGACGAAAAATGGCTATGAGTATGCCGATGGCGGCCTGGGTTGCGTGGTGCCGATAAGGGAAGCGATAAGGCGCGGAGCGACCGAAGTTGATGCGATTATCCTTGAAGCTGAAAATATGGAGTACAACAAAGTGTTGGGGAAAAATCCGTTCTCATTGATGATCAACCTTTTCGGATTTTTACTCGACCAGGTTGAATATCATGATATCATCGAGGGAAAACTCGCCGCCATGAATAAAAAGGTGAAGCTAAATATTTATTATACCCCCACAAAACTCACTGAAAATTCCCTTGTTTTCAATAAAAAAGCGATGAAGCAGTGGTGGCAGGAAGGCTACGAATATGCCGAAAGAAAAGATATTGATAAAAAGGCCAGAAAATCTTCGTGGTTTAAATTAGGTTTTTAA
- a CDS encoding M1 family metallopeptidase gives MRKQLILVFIFWSINILAQENNFTQTDFFDFKEARAIIRIFPEGNKVEGNINFVFDVLKSSDSLHIDGKNMQFSEVTLNGKPVKFKKDENGIFLLRKFRPSSGNKIGFSYTAFPKKALYFINWQEKVPRNGMKEVWSQGQGRETSNWLPSFDDLTEKLVFDLTYEFPAGYELISNGTLEDRRKINDSTVQWQFDMEKPMSSYLVGVAAGNYSSKNIVSSTGDSIQLYYRPQDSLNVEPTYRYSERIFDFLENEIGVPYPWKNYKQVPVLDFLYSGMENTGMTIFSNSLMTDSIGFHVQNYVNVNAHELAHQWFGDLVTEKNSTHHWLNEGFATYFALLAEKDIFGEDYFYWKLYQTAETLKEKSDQGKGEAILRTGGSSLTYYQKGAWALQILKDRIGEEAFHEGIKKYLQRNAYKNVETDDFLKVMEEVSGQDLSQYKKDWLEQSAFKATQALESLKKSEFLQNYLKLAALREVPFEEKKEILSRALDFPVNDYIGQEAVNQLSGNLSEEAIRLYKKAFATNNLYVRQAIAQTMEKVPQILQSEFESLLKDHSYVTREAALYKLWANFPEKREAYFRATEDQVGFYNKNIRMLWLVLNLVTPDYEPDKTTQYYNELAGYTEEWRPFEVRQNAFSYLFQIDAFNTESLESLLKCTTHHTSAFKKYCRELVKELMKNDEYRQRLLEISGKMDNSESSFIRSLTTGQ, from the coding sequence ATGCGAAAACAGTTAATATTAGTCTTCATTTTCTGGTCGATCAACATTTTGGCTCAGGAAAATAATTTTACGCAAACCGATTTTTTCGATTTTAAAGAAGCCAGGGCCATAATCAGGATTTTTCCGGAAGGGAATAAAGTCGAAGGCAATATCAATTTTGTATTCGATGTGCTGAAATCTTCAGATTCCCTGCACATAGACGGTAAGAATATGCAGTTTAGCGAGGTAACTTTGAATGGAAAACCTGTTAAATTCAAAAAGGATGAAAACGGAATTTTCCTACTTCGAAAGTTCAGGCCATCAAGCGGGAATAAGATTGGTTTTTCCTATACCGCATTTCCCAAAAAAGCACTTTATTTTATAAACTGGCAAGAAAAGGTTCCTCGAAATGGTATGAAAGAAGTCTGGTCACAAGGCCAGGGAAGAGAGACTTCCAACTGGTTGCCAAGTTTTGATGACCTCACCGAAAAACTTGTATTTGATCTTACTTATGAATTTCCAGCCGGTTATGAATTAATTTCAAATGGAACTTTAGAAGATCGTCGAAAAATTAATGATTCCACTGTTCAGTGGCAATTCGATATGGAAAAACCCATGAGCAGCTATCTGGTTGGGGTGGCTGCTGGAAATTATTCTTCCAAAAACATCGTTTCTTCCACTGGAGATTCCATTCAGCTTTATTATCGGCCTCAGGATTCTTTAAATGTAGAACCCACGTATCGATATTCAGAGCGAATTTTTGATTTTCTGGAAAATGAGATTGGTGTTCCCTATCCCTGGAAAAATTACAAACAGGTACCGGTACTGGATTTTCTGTATTCAGGAATGGAAAATACGGGAATGACTATTTTTTCTAATTCCCTGATGACCGATTCTATTGGATTTCATGTTCAAAATTATGTCAATGTCAATGCGCATGAGCTTGCCCACCAGTGGTTTGGTGATCTTGTAACCGAAAAAAACAGCACGCATCACTGGTTAAATGAAGGATTTGCCACTTATTTCGCCCTGCTGGCCGAAAAAGACATCTTTGGAGAAGATTATTTTTACTGGAAACTATACCAGACTGCAGAGACTTTAAAAGAGAAGAGCGACCAGGGAAAAGGGGAAGCCATTCTTCGTACCGGTGGCAGTTCACTCACCTACTATCAAAAAGGTGCCTGGGCACTTCAGATCTTAAAAGACAGGATTGGGGAGGAGGCTTTTCATGAAGGAATTAAAAAATACCTGCAGCGCAATGCTTATAAAAACGTGGAAACCGATGATTTTTTGAAAGTGATGGAAGAAGTTTCCGGGCAGGACCTTTCGCAGTATAAAAAAGACTGGCTGGAGCAATCGGCTTTTAAAGCTACACAGGCTCTGGAATCTCTTAAAAAATCAGAATTCCTTCAAAATTATCTAAAACTGGCGGCTTTACGCGAAGTGCCTTTTGAGGAGAAAAAGGAAATTCTTTCACGCGCGCTTGATTTTCCGGTGAACGATTATATAGGCCAGGAAGCGGTGAACCAGCTTTCCGGAAACCTTTCCGAAGAAGCAATCCGACTTTATAAGAAAGCCTTTGCTACTAATAACCTGTATGTTCGGCAGGCTATCGCGCAAACCATGGAAAAGGTGCCTCAAATTTTACAATCTGAATTTGAATCTTTGCTGAAAGATCATTCTTATGTTACACGGGAGGCGGCATTGTACAAACTTTGGGCAAATTTCCCCGAAAAAAGAGAGGCATATTTCCGTGCAACCGAAGACCAGGTTGGATTTTACAATAAAAATATAAGAATGCTCTGGCTGGTTCTGAATCTTGTTACACCCGATTATGAGCCTGATAAAACCACCCAATATTATAATGAACTGGCGGGGTATACTGAAGAATGGAGGCCTTTCGAGGTTCGGCAAAACGCATTCAGCTATCTTTTTCAAATCGATGCATTTAATACGGAAAGCCTGGAAAGTCTTTTAAAATGTACCACTCATCATACTTCTGCTTTTAAAAAATATTGCCGGGAACTTGTAAAAGAATTGATGAAAAATGATGAATATCGGCAGCGTTTGCTTGAAATTTCAGGAAAAATGGATAACAGCGAGTCTTCCTTTATAAGATCTTTAACTACGGGCCAATGA
- the recG gene encoding ATP-dependent DNA helicase RecG, translating into MSGNLLQTPIEYLKGVGPARAELLKKELGIFTYRDLINFFPNRYIDKTRFYKIAELQRNSSDVQVVGKIVHLKTVEQKRGKRLVADFIDDTGRMELVWFRGHKWIRENLKLNTPYVIFGKTNWFNGMFSMPHPEMELASDYKNNLRTAMQPVYSSTELLAKKGVTNRVMMKFIQEALKQTGFRFSESLSDELISDLKLISKSEALFNIHFPKNQELLAKAQFRLKFEELFYIQLQLLRRNLLHKRKIKGFNFDKVGSNFNDFYQQHLPFDLTDAQKRVIKEIRSDLGSGAQMNRLLQGDVGSGKTIVALMSMFMALDNGFQACLMAPTEILSVQHYNGLVELCKELNTSIYLLTGSTKTSKRKEIHEKLENGEIDILIGTHALIEDKVKFKNLGLAIVDEQHRFGVAQRAKLWKKNIVPPHVLVMTATPIPRTLAMSVYGDLDISVIDELPPGRKPVKTVHRYDSNRLKVFRFIREEIEKGRQVYIVYPLIQESEKMDYKDLMDGYESIAREFPDFQLSIVHGQMKPADKDYEMERFVKGETQIMVATTVIEVGVNVPNASVMIIESAERFGLSQLHQLRGRVGRGADQSYCILMTSHKLSEDSKTRISTMTATTDGFEIAEVDLKLRGPGDLMGTQQSGVLNLKIADVVKDNDILKAARAYASALLKEDPDLSLEKNAVIKNSYSRLMKNKTIWNYIS; encoded by the coding sequence ATGAGCGGTAATTTGTTGCAAACTCCCATCGAATACCTAAAGGGCGTTGGTCCGGCGCGGGCAGAGCTTCTAAAGAAAGAACTCGGCATTTTTACTTACCGTGATCTCATCAACTTTTTCCCTAATCGCTATATTGATAAAACGCGCTTCTATAAAATCGCCGAATTACAAAGAAACTCCTCTGATGTTCAGGTGGTCGGCAAAATTGTTCATCTTAAAACCGTGGAACAAAAAAGGGGAAAAAGGCTGGTAGCCGATTTTATAGACGATACCGGGAGAATGGAACTTGTTTGGTTCAGGGGCCATAAATGGATTCGGGAAAATCTTAAGCTCAATACCCCCTACGTGATTTTTGGGAAAACCAACTGGTTTAACGGCATGTTTAGCATGCCGCATCCTGAAATGGAACTGGCAAGCGACTACAAGAACAACCTAAGAACTGCCATGCAGCCGGTTTATTCAAGCACTGAACTTCTTGCAAAAAAAGGAGTGACCAATCGGGTAATGATGAAATTTATTCAGGAAGCTTTAAAGCAAACCGGATTCCGATTTTCAGAAAGCCTGAGCGATGAACTGATCTCTGACCTGAAATTAATTTCGAAATCGGAGGCTTTATTTAATATTCATTTTCCCAAAAACCAGGAGCTGTTGGCGAAAGCTCAGTTCAGGTTGAAATTTGAAGAATTATTCTACATCCAGTTGCAATTATTGAGGAGGAATCTTCTGCATAAACGCAAAATAAAAGGCTTCAATTTTGATAAAGTAGGAAGTAATTTTAACGACTTCTACCAGCAGCATTTACCCTTCGATTTAACCGATGCGCAAAAGCGTGTGATAAAAGAAATAAGGAGCGATCTTGGCAGCGGCGCGCAAATGAACAGGCTGTTGCAGGGAGATGTAGGATCTGGAAAGACCATTGTAGCCCTAATGTCAATGTTTATGGCACTTGACAACGGATTCCAGGCCTGTTTAATGGCTCCTACTGAAATTTTGTCAGTTCAGCATTATAATGGTTTAGTTGAATTATGTAAAGAATTGAATACCAGTATTTATTTACTTACCGGTTCAACTAAAACTTCAAAAAGGAAAGAAATTCACGAAAAACTTGAAAATGGCGAGATCGACATCCTGATTGGCACCCATGCACTGATCGAAGATAAGGTAAAATTTAAGAATTTAGGACTGGCAATTGTTGATGAACAACATCGTTTTGGAGTTGCCCAAAGAGCAAAATTATGGAAGAAAAATATCGTTCCGCCGCACGTTCTGGTCATGACCGCTACCCCTATTCCGCGAACCCTCGCGATGAGCGTCTATGGCGACCTTGATATTTCGGTTATTGACGAACTGCCTCCCGGCAGGAAACCTGTAAAAACCGTCCACCGATATGATTCCAACCGACTGAAAGTTTTTCGATTTATAAGAGAGGAAATTGAAAAAGGCAGACAGGTATATATCGTGTATCCCTTAATCCAGGAATCTGAAAAAATGGACTATAAAGACCTCATGGACGGATATGAAAGTATCGCCCGGGAATTTCCCGATTTTCAGCTTTCAATCGTTCACGGACAAATGAAACCAGCCGATAAGGATTACGAGATGGAACGTTTCGTAAAAGGGGAAACCCAAATTATGGTAGCCACCACCGTTATAGAGGTTGGAGTAAATGTGCCTAATGCCAGTGTAATGATCATAGAAAGCGCTGAAAGGTTCGGACTTTCCCAGTTACACCAGTTACGAGGCAGGGTGGGCCGGGGAGCCGATCAAAGCTATTGCATATTAATGACCAGCCACAAGCTCAGTGAAGACAGTAAAACCAGGATCTCTACGATGACTGCCACCACCGATGGTTTTGAGATCGCCGAAGTAGACCTAAAACTTCGTGGTCCCGGCGACCTGATGGGCACACAGCAGAGCGGCGTTTTAAACCTTAAAATCGCCGATGTGGTTAAGGATAACGACATTCTTAAAGCGGCTAGAGCTTATGCATCGGCATTGTTAAAAGAAGATCCTGACCTGAGCCTGGAGAAAAATGCGGTTATAAAAAATTCCTACAGCCGACTGATGAAAAACAAGACGATCTGGAATTACATCAGCTAG